ACTAAGTGACGGTTAatgtttcattttaattttccgTTGAAGTCATTGACCGGTCAACTAGATTAATTAAATCTGAAGGATTAATTGATCAatttaaaaactgaaaaatagcAAATTCAGGGACTAATTTACTTAGGTGGATATACAAAGCAAATGCaccataaaaaatcataaaaaaaaaagagaatacaaAGCAAATGCATCATAAATGCCGATATACTTAACAGTTAACACTAAAAAGTCAAAATGTCAACCTTCTGCATTGACCCCGGTGTTTTGCGTGTCAACATATTACATCCATTCCAATTTCCAAATTCAATTCCAATGATTCTAGTGCTCATCGTGAGATACCAATCAAATTGTTCTTTTGGTTTTGCGCTATAATcaaatttgtaataaaattatttttttaatttttaaacttggGTATCAACTTAGGATGTGTTTGGTAAAAATATTGGTGAAAAAAGAAGTCGTTTGACCTTCTTAAAAGTTTCacttttatgtttggcaatttttttctttataaacgTAGAAACGATTCTGCCTCTGAATCCACGTTGAGAAGAAGCTAAAATTTGTTGCTTCTGCGTTTCACATTCATGGTTGCTGATTACCTTTAGAAAATTAGgtgagaaaatttttttttaccaactttatccttcattttcttctataaAAAAGATACCAATAATTATAAGTTTCACATTAATTCTCTGTAGTTCTTTCAACTTTTTTATAgttcttccttccattttttttatcaaaatcgtTCAGATTTGTTTCAATCACtagtaaattaaatattttaattttttttattatttttagtacttattttcatattttaatttttagtgttATGATTTTTGATGTTATGTTTTATATGAGTTTTTCtttgtcattttttatattattttttatatgtatattttttatgaatttttttatttttgtttgactttgtttatataattttttatttattttattgtattttttttattcatatgatgaatattattgatttttttatttcttgtagtgctataattttttaggtatttttattaatttttatgatttttttattattttttgttcatataatttttttttcttttatcttttactaTTAGGGGTGGCAATACGTACCTTATTCGCGGATACCCAATCCAACCCCACCCAATCGGGTAGGATTGTCAACAGCGGATAGGGTTTTCGTGCGGGTCGGGTAGGGTATGGGTTGAGCTTTAACCCTACCCGACCAACCCGcaccctatatatatatatgctatatatttatataaaaatatatttcaagTGGATGTTGAACTAAAGATCTTTCACTAAATGCAAAAAATCTTTAGCCACTAAAAGAAgattattaattgataatttaatattttttttacataaaagttaattctattttaaattattattaagttaTATAATAACGTTACATTTTTTAGTAACCCGCGGATAGGGTCGGGTACCTGCGGGTTAAGAACGGGTAGGATTAGGGTTGAGATATTCTCAACCCGcaggtagggttagggttggctccaaaccctaccctaccctatccTACTCATTGCCACCCCTATTTACTACATTGTATTTATGTTgtgtatgaaattttttttatttattttattcatatgaatttatttagtttttattgtattttttttcatatgatatatgttgttggttttatgaaatttttattattttttatttgtatgatttttttattttttaatgtactctatctttattttatattaattttttttattttttattttaactttataaaatttgtaattgtaattattatatactaaatttattatcaaaattttgtataatataaaCTATGATCCTaaaaaaaaaggacaaaaaaaatagtaatttttcattaaaaaatgattttaaataGTATAATCCAAACAATAATTATTTTGCTATAATCAATTTTCATACAAATATTGCCAAACACCCAAACttactttttattaaaatcaattttgtaaaatcaattttatgcaaCCTCACACATTTGTtgaaatccaaacacacacttagTCCTTCAGTTTTAACCGGTCAATGGACGAGTTTGCCTTTTGAAAAATGCTACTTATACAATAAAATTCAGCCTTTAGTcagattttaatattatttacttattttttattaaagacatatcctattttttagatatatatttataattaaacttaatttaaattttaaaaacttaaatttctCTAACTTCCTATTCACTTCATAGTTAgttattatttctttctttcttttacgtTACTTCATTATAAGAGAgactgtttcttctttttttctttaatgttACATTCTTAAGTCTTAACAATGAGAAGCACCTCTCATCTTTGAGCTGAACCAGAACTGTGAAGTCAAGTAACaccctcttcttttttttttaattattattattattagtattattattattattattattattattattattaaatcaatgaagtttttaaatttagtgaagtttttaaaattaattaaactcattttaattatttttttattcaaaatatttaaaatttatatcaaaaatacatctaaaattaaataaacaacataaatacatttaaaattatgtattaacacatttaaattattgttattgtagttttaaattatatattgaacacaaaaaaaataaactcaaatacatctaaaattataagaatgcactctaaatattttatgaatacatttaaaatttatgtaaaaaacttatatatatatatatatacataagaaCATAATGAACAATgtaaacacatctaaaattaagtataaacttatatatgtacataagaatataataaacaacataaacacatttaaaattataaaaatgcaTTTTAAAAGTGATGAGAAAAAAACAGAACAACAACATAATAAAGCttaaaatggcaaaaaaagaaaatgaagaaagaaaaataaaatagaatacctatgagagaaagaaaagtaaaaaacatAGTAAACGCAAAAAAGATAAGGGGTTAATGAGAAGAGAAATGAATGAATTGAAAGCCTGCTTCCATTTATAGACCAAGCAGCAGCAGTACCAACACGAATTTATAGGTATTTCACAACAtaggaaaataaattttgaattttaactaatttaatttttgtatgtatatttaaattgtaatatattaataattaaatatattaaatttaaaacagaaatttaaaattaaaattaaaattttaaattttaattttatttagtttgtattttaaatgtgtatttaattttaaaaagatactaaatctatttataatttttaaatgtgtttattttacttattttttaaattattataataaaaagttgAATATTGTACAACTTTTAAAGGATACCTAGTTgaattgttcttattattgctACCATGTGCATCCTCAACAAACACCAATTTCTAACACcgagttaatactcaaaatgaCCCTGAAATTTGACTTTCGACGTAATTTAGACCTTAAATTTTCAATTGACTCAAATTGTACCCTGAAATTTTGATAGGTGCCTCAATTTGGCCCTTCAGACGTTTTTCGTCACCGAAAAATTGACTTGGCAATTTTAAATGACACGTGACACTGTAATAGTTAGATGACATGGCCAAATTTTTCAAAGCATTAATTTAACCCCTCACAATTTGAACATAAACCTAAtggtttgataaaaaaaattataaaataaaataataaattacataaatatcctcatcttcttcctctcacatcttcttcctctttttacATCTTCTTCCAACATTCACCCTCCAACAATCACCATTGTTATCATCACACTAACCACTGCACCACCAAAATATATTATAACCGATTATTAGATCTTAATGGTctttatagaaaaaatatgaaataattttgtaaaatgtCATTAATatcctttttctttatcatctttttttaaaaaaaacctcGAGTTCTTCCACCAACCTTTTTAAGTGTGGCCATTGACATTCATGAAGGTTGAGGCGCTATGAATCTTTTCGACATGGAATTGTTCTCCATATAACCCTTCCTTCACGGCACTTTATCACCTATATATGTAACTAAGCATTGTAAATTGAGATTGCAAATTTTGGGtctttcttttttgagatttcaatttttaaatttgtcaaatagGTATCGACCAAAAATTTTACATCCATATTTATTAGGACTCCCAAGACTTATTATCCTAGGTGTTAATAGGTGTTAATAGAGACTTGGTGGTTTGagattaaaaagttaaatatgtgaaaaaaaaatgagtcaaatgaaagaaagaaaatagaaaaaatagcagtaatagaaaaaataaaatataagaactAACATTCTTAACCTTTTGTTGTGTATTCTGTGAGATTATGTTATTTGTAATAAGAGTCAGGGAAGGAACAAATGAGATTGAATCAGGTGTAGTGATGTATAGAAacgggagagagagagaaaaagaaggaaaaaaaagataaaattaaaattttaaaataaaatgattatttaaaatatttaaatataaatataattattatataattaataaaatggtTGAATCTTAACCATTAGTTCAAATTTTCAATGGTTATGATTCAAAAAGAAAACTTATCATGTGTACTTAGTACACAAATTAACTACTACGATTTGGGGGAATTGGGGCTGCGCTAGGTTTTATGTTCAAATTGTTAGGGGTTAAATTGATGCTTTAAAATTTTGGCCATGTCATCTAATCGTTACAGTGCCACGTGTCATTTAAAATTGTCAAGTCAATTTTCCGGTAACGAAAAACGTCGGAAGGGCCAAATTGAGGCACGAATCAAAATTTCAGAATACGagtcaattaaaaatttaagggCTAAATTGAGTTGGAGGTCAAATTTTATGGGCCATTTTGAGGATTAACTCTTCCAACACCAATTCAAAGAGGCATCTCAATTCTACAATTTCCCAAATTGCCCCTCCATTGAAGACAATAATTACATATGCTCTGATGAACTAGTTCATGTTGCAATGACACTAGACAAGACATACATACGAGGTTCCATGGCAGTAATCCTAAGTGTCCTTCAACACTCTTCATGTCCACAAaacttcttcttccattttgtTTCATCAACAAAATCCAACTCATCATCACTCTTACACACCACATTCTCAAATTCAAACTCTATAACTTCAGCGACGAATTTGAACATCAATTCGCTCCGTCCTCGATTGCCCTCTAAACTACGCAAGATCCTACCTCCCAACCATTCTCCCAACATGCGTGAAAAAGATCATCTACCTCGACTCCGACCTCGTTCTAGTCGATGAAATTACGAAACTAGCCTCCACCCCATTAAACAAGGATCAAGTTCTTGCAGCACCGGAATACTGCAATGCAAACTTCACAGCTTACTTCACTCCCACGTTTTGGTCCAAGCCTTCGCTTTCACTAACGTTTGTGAATCGAAAAGCTTGTTGCTTCAACACTGGGGTGATGGTGATTGATCTTGAGAAATGGAGGGAAGGAGATTACACAAGGAAGATAGAGGAATGGATGGAGCTTCAGAAGAGGTTGAGGATCTATGAGCTTGGATCGCTGCCGCCATTTTTGCTGGTTTTCGCGGGAAAGATCGGAAGTGTGGATCATCAGTGGAACCAGCATGGGCTTGGTGGAGATAACTTTAGAGGTTTGTGTAGGGATCTTCATCCTGGACCTGTGAGTTTGTTGCATTGGAGTGGGAAAGGGAAGCCATGGATGAGGCTTGATGCTAATAGACCTTGTCCTTTGGATGCTCTTTGGGCACCTtatgatcttttgatcactccTTTTTCTTTGGGTTCttgatcatcatcaacaaaattgtttctttttattgGATCCATGAGTTGTTTCATAACAAATCAACATTGCAACAGGTCGATCAAGATGACACAATAATTTAGccaaatattttatatcatCTAATAGTTTTTACTTATCgtctttacataaaaataatttcatgtgagtaatcacttttttttaagtagtatttaattgtttttaaatgtcgaattacatattagataaatttaaaaaagttgatacttttttcaataaaataagaaaacaaagatGAGTTGCAATGCTGGTTGGTGAAGCAAGGAATAAATAAGAGTAAATAGAAATTTCTTGGTTCTTGCTTTTTAAGATCATATaggaattttttttcaatgtgaAAATTAGCTATGTACAGAATCTGGTTCTAGAAAATTTCTAGTGGGACAAAGCATATGCAGGGGAGAGATCATAGAAAGGTTGATGATCCTTCTTGTTGATTCATTCACAAATATTTGAAAAACTCATTTCACAAGAGAAACAAGGGGAGGATTATATTTGTGATTCGTGAATGAAGGAACAAAGATGATTAGTTTGGTTTATGAGTTTTTCATTGAGGATAATtgtattattagaaaaatttaTATAGGGATAGAGATATCTTTTATTGGATACAGAAAGTAATTTTTGTTTCTAACgaagagaataaaataataaaaattttttggcaTAGATAATTTTCACTTTACATCTTTATCATCCATTTGTTCTctgttttattataattatttagtaATATGAAATTCCGATTTTGTTACTCTACTATGTGTGTGTATGAAATTTGGAGGCAACTTTTGATAGCCCAatcttaaaaattcaatatgaaatataatatgaataatattaaaaaactaatacaatttattatttttattcagtAGTTAAtcactaatatttaaaaatattaatttaaaatatggtTCTAAACTGCTGAGCTAAATGTGTGAGCTACTAATTTAATGTATTGACcaatgtaaattaaaattattaatcttCAAACTTCTCTCATATAATATAGTGATTAGTGAAATTGATAAAACTAGTACACATAAAATGTTCCTCTCACCAAACATTATTATATGAATTATATTGGTTGATTATAGTACAAATACAAAAGTAAATGGTTAAATTCGTCACtaaaagattatttattttttaaattgatttttaaaatattttttaattaaattcatttttcaaaaattttaagttagtcACATTAATTCTTTCGTCACTTCTGTTGCTGAcagtatcaaaatttattaatatgacaTGTTAAATGGTCTCTCAAACACATGTAAATATAGGTTAACTTATACGAAAAATACTACGTAACATTTTTACACCGACCTAATAAAGTTATCACAAAATGAACAGTATAATGAGAACAGTAATATGTACTTTAACACAAAAATACCAAATGAATCTactaaataaatagaaatatgACTATCTAGTGTTTTGCGATCGAAAATGTGaaagagaaaagtgaaaaaacTGGACGATTAGTGAATAGTACTTTCAATAATCTTTCATCTTCGGTTTCTATATTTCTTGATGAAGATTTCAAACATAACTTTGAGATATCTTTGAATTTTCACGaagattttgagagatttttaaaagattttgagcGTCGTTTGAAGTTTGATTGTTTCAATTTTGATCAAGGGAAAAGAAGCATTTTTCATATTaatttgaaattagtttttgttgagtttaacCCAACTTAGTTGGATTTAGATGTCAAAAAAACTTGCATGTGTAATTggactattttatttattctttggGTTTTTGATGTTCTGTTAGaggattttgttttgttttattccttTGCTGTTAGGATTATCTATTTCGAGGATCtgaattgtaaaattattttactcgTATTCTTGAAAATGATCTGAAAGTGATGTTTGTGTTTCTATTCTATATGTATGCAGTGATGTTtttattgattttcttattgTTACAATGAAAATAGTAACTAAATATTATGTTTGCTTTTTTATACCTGTGCATATTGTCTATCATTTTCTCATTCAAGTCTTGATACTGGATCACTGTTTAATTATGTCATGGTAGAAGTTTAGTGTCTATTAAGCTAGTTTGTAAAACTGCTTCAAAAGAGAAGCAATGCAATGATTTTGCAAATAGGTCCAGGGAAGTTTGTtacttattattttgtttcccTTAGAAGTGATTTACATATCATTGTTGTTAAGTTAATGTACCTGAAAATATGTTAAGCCAGTTTGTTTCTGTAAATAAGTATCAAGTCACAAAATTAGTTTGTAGGCGACTGCATCAAACATTGGTATATTAAAATGCCTTATTGTcacaaatatattatattaacattGTCACACAAGAAATGTTAGTTGAGCACCCATTTTACATTGCCACTACCCATATCTTCAAAGTAGGTAATAcagattgaaaagattttgaatatGTTAATGCAAGTTTGAAGGCATTGTAGATTTAAATTCTCATCATGCACCTAAAATTAAATGCTTTGCTGTAGATTGCTGTAGAATTCTTTGTCTTAGTGTTCAATAAAACCgtttttaattttgtacttGGTAATGTGGGTTTTGATGTGCTGACAAATTTTTGAGCACTCACTATTCAACTTTAAGCTGTTGCTTGAATTTATTGAAAAGGTATCGTACTTTTCGTAAGAAAAAAATGTGTATACATCTTAGTAAGTGTGCTTATTTTGATTGATCGTGAATTATATATAGGCTATCATCAAGCCTCAGTATGTTGACCACATTCCAAAAGCAGTGCAAGGAAATGTGGGGCAGCCAAAAGCAGCGCAAGGAAATGTGGGGGCTGGTGCTTGATCAGAAAGATGAGAGAGATAAGAAGGCAGAGCTTTGTGCTGATCTAGAGCTTAACCAAGTTATAGACTGTAATGTTGGTGATCTTTCTGGTGGAGAGCTCTAAAGGTTTGCCATTGCAGTTTTTGCCATCCAGAATGCAGAGATATATATGTTTGATGAACCCTCTAGTTACCTTGATGTGAACCAGAGACTAAAATCTTGTTTTATCTGTTTGAAATCTtgtttaggtttttaggattcCTTTCTTGTTATAAAAAGCCAAGGCCCTCAAGATACCAATTTAACATGCCTGGAGGAATTTAATATGGAATAGATTATTTACGCTGTTTGGGTATGCTAAATTTGTCATCATAGTTGATGAATGATAAGACATTCTAACTTCTACCTACTTTGTAACTTGTTGATTTGTCGAGGGCAATTCTGCAATTCCTTATAAACTGAATTCAATTCTCTTGAATACATCACCAAATAAAGCAGGTGATACAGCTTATATTGGATAGTGGAACAAGATTCATCAATACTAAACTTATAAACTGAATTCAATAACTGCACTGTAACTAGGGGTGGTAGACAGAAAAGCCTGTCCCGCCGGAAGCCCGCCTTCTGGCGGGCCGGCCCGCTTCCCTCCGCCTATTCAGGCGATCCCAAAATCCTAACTCGCCCCGCAATGGTGGGCTGGCGGGCTAAGCCCGCctaaaattgttttttttttatttataagaaCATAtctaatattttctatttaaatcaatataaatataaatattaaatataaatagtcttcaaaataaataaacataatccaattATCCAAAATACAAAAACATAGTTATAAATAGTCCCatagacaaaataaatataatccaaagtccaaaaacataattataaatagtcTTCAAAGCAAATTAAACTTAATTCAAAATACActtaattttcatcttcatcttcatgtAAGTCAATAACATCATTGGAACCAACTCCTAAAGAATAGCCTTCTCCTTTTGCAATATCTTGCTCATCTTTATCTTCCTCtagaaaaaagtaaataaatatattagcaAAATAGTACATAATAATGTTCAAAATCACTCAAGTATGTATGTCATAAAtataatataccaaaatcatcaTATCCACGTATCCAATTTCTGGTGCAAATCACCGCTTCAACATTATCTGGCAACAAACGACTTCTATATTTATTCAAAACATGAGAACCTATGCTAAATGCAGATTCTGAAGCCACGGTAGTAATAGGAATGCTCAACAAATCTCGTGCCATTAGTGATAGTGTTGGAAAACAATGATGGTTGTCTTTTCACCATTGCAAAACATCAATGATTGCATCATTGCAAAATAATGTTGCCTCACTCAAATAAATATCCAGTTGGTTCTTTCCACTTTTCACTTCAGCTTCTTGATTACGGGACATCAAATCCTTTGCATTACAAACAATATATGAATCAAaaagcatgaaaaataaaaaatacatataaccaagtagataaaaatacttacaccaacaattttaataagTTGAGTTCCAATTGCAGAAGATGTTGCTTGAGAAAAATTACTCGGAAGTTGGGAAGAACTCTCTACAGTTGTAGAGGAATTTTGGTTATAAACCTGAAAGAGCTTGTATAACTTACTCTTCACATGCTCCACTTTGTCTTTAGCACTAATAGGATCAATCTCATTATAGCAATGAACCAAAGTGTTGAGTTTAAATATAGGATCAAGAACTGTCCCAAATGCAAGAACAACACTGTATTCCTCCCAATATTTCTTGAACTTAATCATTATTTTTTCTCCCATATTCCTTATAAGCACTTCATCATTTTTCAAACTATTCATTAAAATAAGCTGGATTTGCCAAACTTGTAAAAAATACAAGTTGGATGTTGGGTAAGAAGTTCTAGACATCAACTTGGTAGTTTCGTAAAATGATAACAAGAAATCACATATCTTTTCAGTTCTTCTCCACTCATCTGATGAAGGACAATACTCCCTAAACCCatcttcttttactttatacatTTCAAAAGCTTTTTTATAAGGAATAGCACTTGCAAGCATTGCATAAAGTGAATTCCACCTAGTAGGAACATCTAAACATAATGCAGTCGTATACTCAAGTCCCTCAATATCTTCAAAACATTATTTAAACTTAACCATTCGACTTTCAGATTTTCTCAGATACTTAATAGACTCTCTAATCTTATGCACTGCATCACCACATATTTTCATTCCATCTTGGAcaataagatttaaaatatgaGCAGAGCAACGAGCATGAAAGAATTCACCACCACACAACAATGAACCATGCACATCCAAAGTACTTTTCAAGTGTTCAACACAAATATCATTAGAAGAAGCATTATCCAaagtaatagaaaaaatatttttatcaatttttcacTCAGTCAAAAGCGTAAAGATTTTAGAAGACAACTCAAATTCTGTGTGAGGAGGAGGCATAtgacaaaaattgaaaattttattctGTAATTTCTAGTTCTCATTAACAAAATGTGCAGTCAAACATATAAACCTCTCATTAGTACTGGAAGTCCAAAAATCAGATGTTAAGCAAATTCTATTTGGAAtggaaactaaaatttttttaagttttgtaGCTTTTATTTGCTAATCATATAGtatagtttttttatattttttttgtgtcaGTCATATTTAGCAGTAACGAGAATACAAACGAATTAacacttttagttaaaaaaaagataattaattaatattaatttaaatataagataaaaataaaaataaaaatattaatcatctaatatttttcatttataaaaCAAATTTGTTGCATTCAATTAATGACAAAACTCAAATTATGAAATCAACAAAATTTTCTTTAGCACCATTTATTATATCCTTTCATTACCTCAGAAACTGAAcaacttataaaataaataaataaatgagcaTAAACTTACTGAGTCATGGGTGAAGGACTGCAGCATTGCGAAACACTCAATTTATCATCTTTTTGCATCAAGGGTCTAAGGTGAGGATCAGCAGCCAAGAAAAGGTTCTTGACCAAAACAGCCCCTTTGGGTTCATCTTCAAGCTTCAGTTTTCGGAGGGCTTAATGAGGGCTAGGGCtaacaaaatatgattttgtaattttaaagcTATGGGCTAGAATTTTTTAGAGGATTAGGGCCGGCTCTAAAATTTTGGGCTCAATTGACACCAATAGAAGTAGACttagtttttttagggttttttattttttcggtttggtttggttggaGTTTTCATTGTCAGAATCGAAAATCGAATCCAACTGCAACAAAAAcagcaaaatatattttttttagtttttttagttatcggtttattcaatttttggttttttagttCGATTGATCGATTTAGTTCGATTCAGATCGGTTTTAAACACCCCTAATTAGGATGGGAGAATGTTGGTGGGTAAttatgaaaatggaaagagagaTATAGTAAAAGGGTAAAACTTTGTTGCAATTTGTATctaatagataaaaatttatgagtaattgtttttatataaagttaatatttaaaaattattaaatgagTTGATCAATCTaactaaattatcatctaataatttttaattataaacttcatataaaaataattatatataagtaTTCACTTGCATAATATCTACTATATGTTATCActtttaattagattttgataaatataaaaaaactaatacatatatttttagttgctaattatcaacaaaaattttatgtatattaaaagttaat
This portion of the Arachis duranensis cultivar V14167 chromosome 6, aradu.V14167.gnm2.J7QH, whole genome shotgun sequence genome encodes:
- the LOC107495295 gene encoding LOW QUALITY PROTEIN: probable galacturonosyltransferase-like 1 (The sequence of the model RefSeq protein was modified relative to this genomic sequence to represent the inferred CDS: deleted 1 base in 1 codon; substituted 1 base at 1 genomic stop codon) gives rise to the protein MTLDKTYIRGSMAVILSVLQHSSCPQNFFFHFVSSTKSNSSSLLHTTFSNSNSITSRRIXTSIRSVLDCPLNYARSYLPTILPTCVKKIIYLDSDLVLVDEITKLASTPLNKDQVLAAPEYCNANFTAYFTPTFWSKPSLSLTFVNRKACCFNTGVMVIDLEKWREGDYTRKIEEWMELQKRLRIYELGSLPPFLLVFAGKIGSVDHQWNQHGLGGDNFRGLCRDLHPGPVSLLHWSGKGKPWMRLDANRPCPLDALWAPYDLLITPFSLGS